The nucleotide window tcaatttcttcgttcttcatcaaagagcatccgagaagtgttgactgaccgtggtgattcaccccgacaaaagaaccacagaccaaattatacctgaaacaaATTACAAGATTGCAGAATGAAATCATTACGTAAACCCAAATAATGATTTTATACACCCAAAAAACATCCAATATATACCTCTACAGCAGATTCAtagaacaaaattaatttggcATCATACACATGAACAGCAtattacctgtttgtattgtaggtggtgtcgaATGAAATAACATCTCCGAAATACTCTCAAAGGCAGCTATGCTCCTTGTGTCGGCCCAAAAACCAAGCTTAATCGACTGATTGTCCTCAATTTCGAGCtcgaaaaagaaattctgattcttctttttcattcttaataaGTATTTCCCGAATCCTTTTGCATCGTCTTGTTCCGAAATATTCTGCACTTCTCTCGTGATGTAATTCCTCACAtcttttttgataaaatttaactcgcggtgACCCCCAGCTGCCACAACGAATGATTGGAAAgttttgcttggtctgataCCAACCTCCTCAttattctctattgtacgacgaacggacatgcttagttccatgtgctgtttgagcatctctgctCGAGTTGGACAGCAAGGGTGTGAATGATGCAGCACGAGCTTCgaaatgatccaagcaccaACATCCTTtaatgtgtgtatataaattcttgcaggacaattTAAACCAGTTGTGGGATTTGTCTTCTCAGttggagatattttagattttcatTTTCCTTCTCTGCTACATGTTATTAATTGATTCTTAATTtcgtttttcttcttatttgtgctccgaactcttgtagaaaaacctgcaaccttcccaaagaagaattgatctacacccgagcgtctgctataaattccagGTAATTAATCACAAATAATACATTGAATCGACAGATTCATGTTAACGTGTTACTTTCACCGTCAATGTTCAGCAATTTTTAAactacacaatgctatacaaattactgaaagaaaaatcatacTAATCctatgtaaatcaaacctcaggaaattcgttaaattcaaattcataatccacttcgCCTGGATTCAACTGACAATCAGAGGTTGAatgatccattatcttcaaaacgagttcaaactttgatttcagaaaacaacaaatcaaaatagaaaacgAAAgtcgagttgcagagagagaaaaaggtaACATAAACGAAGAACATACCAGTGAGAAAAGGACAGGAAAAGAACGATGGAGAAGAAGGAGGGAAGACgcgcgagaagaagaacaaccaaATCTCAAAAAATCGAAAACGAAAaaggaaacaaatattttaaatttggtagttagATATACGCGGGATGttatatagcgcgtgtaatCAACGTACGTGGAGCAGCGCGTATTTGTTTAAtgaacttgtaaagcatacaagccctaatgacttgtatgcagagcttttccgatgtaattttataataatcaaCATAAGAagggataaaaataaattgattaataAACTAAACCTATGTTGTCTTGAACGAAGAAGGAAAAGTACAACTAACAAATAATAATGACTAATTATGAAAACATACATGCTTCTAAAAGAGTAGATCGCGCAACTagctataaaatataaataaaggaaatgatatataatttttttagtgtcaagaagaaaaaaaaacaccaaaCACGAGGTACTACGTCTCGTGGTAACAacactattaattttttttttatgggtAGAGTTTAGTTGAGATAATGGAGATTatcaaatttttcataaaaaaaattagtagtatttttttaaaaaaataaaaaataattcagttgattcaaatatttattacgcCTTAAAACacctaaatttaattttcatctcttatttttattacacAATAGTTTTTTATTGGTCATGGCCcccaaactttttataaaaaaattagtagtacttttttaaaagataaaaaataattcaattggtttaaatattttattatgactTAAAGTACTCAATAAGTTCAATAAATAACATTTTCTCTATCTTTAAgtttacatataaaaaattagatattttttatttatttaatttaatattattttatattttattatttatttaatttaaaaaaattaataaatattataaattactaaaaagTTTAATTCTTGAGTACAATCACAACATTATTTTTTACTTCAGTCCATGAAGGATCCAATATTTTTCCCTCAAATTTGAATATTTGCACCATTGGTCATTCATGTTTAATTTTTACTAATTAAGTCCTTAAACTTTGTTCAACTTTTCGGGTATGTATTTTAACTACCCAAACTTCTTCTATATGTagtcaattataataaaagggTAGTGCTAGGGAGTCAATGGCCTaagtgtacaatgtgtacaatgggctaaATATTTGCttcatgaataaaatgaacatcactcacattatccagaataaccatccgaataccaggaataataaacatctcatgtcaTAAAATTGGATCGAACCCTTAACCTTTTGGATctagaactctaataccatgtcatgaacccactcatcccaaaagcgtaacctgacaggacaatgtaacactaatggttatatctctaatacttcctaaACTACGCTTAGAGCATTGGTtccctatacttttccataataaaaatatatatgcaaggtagcgtttgttttcagAGGCAGAACACGGAGACATGGACAACACTTGTTTAAAAAGTGTTTGGAAGGAGAGACATGGACAGTGGACATGTTGTCTACGagacaattttttatatttttgtgtccACTCTTTCACGAAGGACAATGATAGACACGGGATTTGGAAGAGTGGACACggacaattttataaattttgttttcctttttttccacTATTAtcccttcttattttttctattgtGTTGTTCAGAGATACTTTTTTCTTCCTGTTATTTCtctatctctttctttttcagaTACTCTCTCCTTTCTgtagaattttttattgggggtagataattcttttctttttatcgtTTTACTTTAATACCATTTTaaccttatattatattatttgatttgtaataaaaataataacaaaaataattaatcttaaaactattatattattt belongs to Arachis duranensis cultivar V14167 chromosome 8, aradu.V14167.gnm2.J7QH, whole genome shotgun sequence and includes:
- the LOC107461337 gene encoding protein FAR1-RELATED SEQUENCE 5-like, giving the protein MDPNKKPEEAATISEMDKGKMVVLTELRNKKNNEEVGIRPSKTFQSFVVAAGGHRELNFIKKDVRNYITREVQNISEQDDAKGFGKYLLRMKKKNQNFFFELEIEDNQSIKLGFWADTRSIAAFESISEMLFHSTPPTIQTVGEQVSSSIFNKFAVTYDSVAAEINVFDAASAAHSNSNQYQWHVMNYQLRVPAAGDNSLGV